The nucleotide sequence GAAGAAAGGGGGGGAggaaattttaatatatttttcacctcagcacctcaaacaggcaggttttgctatgagaaatcagtgagcaaaatcgcattttgctcactccgtgagacaaagtaactttttaattattatttttaaatgctgagtacagtgttgggtctactcactgaattcaaaatatttgaactttactttgatttgtcatttcacttcaactcgaaaaaagcaagagaggatcaaatttgtcgattacaaacttaaattaaatttttggtattaaaaatatatcgaaatatttccaaaatgtaaattttcccgatcttttaataaagtatgcaacctcgttgcacgaaagccgcttctcttgttttttttataaaataattccgtatactgcctctacagttggaataaatatttgttaaatgttaaattaaatgaatttttaacaaatctatttatgtttatgtaatagaaatcttaataaaattcatattcaatggtttaattgttcaaccttttcaattaccccgagatgaggctatttgcagtattaaaaaaacaagtgtgacattagtaagTACAAGAAGttctcaaattacaatgcatgttgcatgttatgagtatgagatttgtattgtagctactggactctttttatggttttaaatgtgattattatatttgataataatcggattcttattaaaaaaaaatgtgtttgttttgtaaacaggtaggtatatgtggttttattcttatattacatttaaattatgttctcgctgctgaggtgaaaaattgtatgtgtcacacgagaccaaagtttttttgcatctcgtgtatttgaatcccttgcttatctcaggattctaacctagaatcactcgctgacgctcgtgattcaattatacaatccttcgcttactcgggattcaaaatcaacactcgcaacaaaaaacaactttgctctcttgttgcacaaataactattaactaGAAGTTGCAGGCTTCCGTCGCTTAACTTTgcttaaaagttcattgccccgactagtaccacaaaaactataagggtataattccaataattgaataggcactataccgtaaagcgattcgaacacaatccgcgagtaacgtaaagacgtcgcataaaaaatgtctctaaaatgcgtcaaaactgagtattaagtaatgaacttttaggcagatttatactCGTATGGCGCATGTATAAGTACCCTAAGGTTTTCAGGGATCTttgaagtaggtatttattttgttccaatcattaaatgtatgtaaaagtACATTAATTAGTGAAAATTACATATTGTTATGATATGATACTTTGCACGCAGTGTTTAAACACATTAGGTTAATAGTGTGTGTAACAGTTATGTACTTATAATTCTGTGGTAATACAAAACTTTTACTTGACTTTATGCGACTCAATCTAAACTTAATGACTAGTATCGTAAAATTGTAATCGATTATTCAAGATAGGATTCAATTAAGTTCGTAGAGCTAAGGTACAATGGctgtacaatatattatattgaaCATACCTTTACTTATAAGCATAGTAAATTCAGTGCCATCACAAAATTTTGAAGGCTACGTCGTGGGGGGTACTTTAGCGAAAATGCAGGATTTCCCTCATGTGGCACTTCTTTCTGTAGAATGTAGAACAGAATATGAAAGAGGGTACTATACATGTGGATCATCCATCGTCAATCAAGCCATAGTAATAACTGCCGCCCACTGCTTGGACAATTGTCAACCTAAGAATTCCTTCGTTACGATATTTGTGGGTAACAGGCAAGTAATGAAGGGATTGCCTTATCTAGCTTCTAGTTATAAAATTCACGAGGAATACGATGGTGAAAGAGCAGGAAACGATATAGGTTTAGTAAAGTTAAAGAAAGAATTAACTTTTGCAAAAAATGTGCGAAGGGTAGCGTTGATGAGAAAGCCACCGAAGCACGACCATGGTAGAGTTGCTGGATGGGGATTTATAGATGTAAGTAATGATCGTGATAATACAggaataataacaatatttatatcACTAGTGGTTCTAATTTCGTTTGAATGAGTTAGTTTAGCTAAGTAAAAATTGGTTCTTCTAACCTTTTttgcattgacatctatgtaccttacggcactagactggctgtttgcaGTTTGGAagaaaacgcgcggcgcatcaattatcaatattactttgacacaaccctgTCACGGACGgtaacaaactatagtgaaagcaGGTTCACAAATCcacgctgtgaacaaattttgtgcgccgttgtAAGAAACAAGCAGTCTGTATGCACATAGATGtctatgttttttgttttacggtaggtataataatataataacttcATTGAATCGGAGACCagagtaccaaatttcaaggcaatccgaccactggactACAAGTGGGTCAATCAAAATTCACTGGCAACATTTGTAGCAATTGAAGGACACATACTTACTGCTTTTTGCTGATAagcaaaaatataacaattaagaTACCTTTGATGTAACGCTTCGTGAAAAAAATGGAGGACTGTTCATCGGTATACATAGTTACAAGAACCAAAGTTGGTTAGTTTTTAAGTTGGCGGTATCGAGGCGCGAATGCCCGTTCTGGGCGGTACTTGGTTTAGCAGATCTCGTTTACCATACAGCggggcaatgccgctggggtGATGGGTATAtttgggccaagtacgatgcggatttgtaatatataatttatgttttatttagtttaattgtTGACTTagatgcttttttttattttcgctACACTAAGGCCGAGAACAAAATCAGCACAGAGTACTTGATGCAAATCAAACAGGCGCTATGGAGCCGGGCGGAGTGCATGGAAGAAATGTATGACGCTATGGATATGCCCAAGGGCACTATATGTGGGGGCGACGTGGATGGATCGAGCCACGTTACTGAGTACGTATATAGGACTGTCTAGAACACAGAGAAATTTTGCCTTTTCGCTAAAGACCACAAAtactaaaatatacataatggTACACTGGTTTAGCGCACACTGTTTAAAAACAAGTGGGCGTTACGTCACGGGCTCCCATTTCCGAATTTcgatgcgcttcatctttgtaattttttgtttgattgacaaaaaatcaatagatgtcgttattaggcgtttttttgagaaaaagttgttcaaatgtctttttttagatttggatgaaatttcgtttttctacttagaatcaggagcacttcgattgtaataggagaaaaaagtgtcccaggtttttcatataatttcgTGTTATCCATTGCACTACCGCCATATAAACGTGTATGAAAACGGTATCACTTTTTTGGGTCACTTTTTCCCcctattacaatcgaaagtgctcctggttctgagtaggaaaaaagtaatttcaacaactttttctgaTAAGGCTCTATTATGTATGACctgataaaaatatattggaCCTCATGCAATTATGACAATGTTTCGTTTGCGTTTGGATATCTGTTTTTGCCGCCCCCTTAACAATGCCGCCCTTATGCGGTGCACATCCTGCACGCCCGTTCTTGACGGGCTTGCTGACTGGCTAAACaggacaatattttttttacccatcAAACTAGCCAATTTaagttgttattgttttttcgtAGGGGTGACTCCGGGAGCGGGCTTGTCGTGAGCAAATTCATCCTGATAGGAGTAGTCTCCTACAGAATCAGCTCTCTGTCCCAAAGTCTTGCCGTCTACACCGACGTCGCTTACTTCTACGACTGGGTGCAAAACACCGCAAAAACCTTGTATTGTGAAAATTagatagaattaaaataatgcaACGCTTTattgcttgatttttttttgtattcacagtaatattataattattactaattccAATTTTCATATCACCATCATCAACCCAACCACTCAGAAGGAGGTGAATCCAATGCAGATTTTAAACTTCAAACATACTGAATAGATTCGCACGTTTTAGCAGTTTTTCTCATGGATTTTTCATTCACTGTAACTAAACTTTAGTTattaaagctcgtagtaaatttcaaatgtaatttcatagATTTTACGACTGTACCTGACCACGTCTAGACTTAACAGATAAATTACAgactttaatatataaatacgtacttaatgTCCCAGACTCAAGAACCAACACATGTAtgattcatacaaaaatatctgccccgacctttttaatgactgtatcttttaatTACGTTGACATAGAAGTTGGATTTATTCACTGCTTCAAGCGGTAGCAGAAGGAGTATGTATCTGATAATAATTTtagattgttttttatttatttatgacggtggaagcattctacacttccactgaacataGATATAGTTCaacatttagttttaattttgtactAGTCCATAAATCCCTGTAAgtactattattattctttccttgttattttttctttaattttaaacgTAGTATTGATGGAGAGAGAGGAGTATTGGTGGAGTATTTCATACCCTACTTTGATACTTCTCACAATAGCAAAGCGCACCCTTGGTACAATGCAAGATGCGCTAGTGCAGAGGCATTTAAACGCACTGCATTTCAGGTCTAAGCTGACGCTCGTAGACGCAAAGCTCCGGAATGTCAAGCCTTGAAGAAAGCCTTTAACAAAGCCGCCAAGTCCTGCAAAAAGGTATTGCGAAAGGCTCGCTTTGACCACGTTGGCCGCATTGGCGCCAGACTTGCTTCTTTTCCCTCTGGGAGCAAAGCGTTCTGGTCCTTAGCCAAATCAATCGAAGCGAATTTTTGCCGCCCGTCACTTCCGCCACTGCTGAAACCCGATGGGTCACTCGCGCACTCTGCTAAGGAGAAGGCCGATTTGTTTGCCTCTCTTTTTGCAGAGAATTCACGTCTAGATGCTACACACCAGTCACCTCCAAGCGTACCTCGTTGCGAACATACAAtgggtaaagtttgtattcGCCAGAACGAGGTCCTCAAAGTGCTTCGCGCACTAGACGTGAACAAGGCGAGTGGTCCTGACGGCATCCCAGCCATTGTTTTGCGGACCTGCGCTCCTGAACTGTCTCCTGTCCAAACACGCCTGTATCGCCTCTCTCTGAACCAAGGTAGAGTCCCCGAGTCCTGGAAGGTTGTGAACGTCCAGCCCGTACCGAAGAAAGGTAGTCGTGCCAACCCTGCCGATTATAGACCAATTGCTATCACCTCTATTCTCTGCAAGACCATGGAGCGTGTATTAAACAACCGTCTCCTTGCGTACCTGGAAGCCAGTGATCTCCTTAGTGATCATCAATATGGTTTTCGTCGGGGTAGATCCACTGGTGACCTTCTAATTTACGCAACACATTTGTGGGGACAGGCCATTGAGAAGCACGGAGAGGCCCTTGCTGTCTCTCTGGACGTCTCGAAGGCTTTCGAAAGGGTTTGGCACGGTGGTCTTGTGGGTAAACTCCCTTCTTATGGGattcctgctggcttgtgcacCTGGATAGCTGAGTTCCTGCGGGGTAGGTCTTTTAGGGTTGTGATCGATGGCTGTTCGTCCGATCCTATGGACATTAATGCCGGTGTTCCTCAGGGATCAGTGCTTTCTGCCACTCTATTCTTGCTGTACATAAATGACCTGTTGGTATATCCCGGTATTTTTGGATACGCCGATGACAGCACAGTGTCGGAAAGATATTTGTCCGATGGTTCAGCGAGTGTTTCGGATACCAACGTTCTCAGAGAGGCTATGATAGGTAATTTGAACCGAACTCTTCAGGCAGTGTCCGATTGGGGCGAAGCCAATTTAGTCGGTTTCAATGCCTCTAAAACCCAGGCGTGTTTATTTTCGGCAAAACGTAGTGCATTTAATCTAACTCCAACCTTTCGAGGTCTGcctgtaccaatatctgaccacCTTCAGCGCCTTGGTTTAGAACTCtcagctaaactgaactttGGGAGTCAAATCGAATCCTTGGCAAAAACCGCTGCGAAACAGCTTGGTATCCTATCCAAAGTATGGCGATACTTCACTACGGACCAGCTCATTGGTCTTTACCGAGCCCAAGTCCGATCCTGCATGGAGTATTGCTGCCACCTTTGGGACGGTTCTGCTGAATATCAGCTAGCTGCTTTGGATTCGGTAGAACAGCGAACGAAGAGGCTCATCGGCGTCACCTGCGATGCGGATTTTTGTCGTcagagccttcgtcatcgcagaagagtggcttccctgtcggtattctacaggctacatttcggagaatgtgcttcggagttgcacgaccttattccacctgctcctttcttccttaggtcgaccagaagtaggcggggtcttcacccttacgttgtcagcattccaaaaatccgcacaaagcgttttcgttcttccttcatcaaccgcacagcaaaagagtggaattccctgcctgcgactgtgtttcctgaacactacaatttggccgccttcaagtctagggtgaatgagcatttactaggcaagcgtgctccatcgtaggcctcatcctcgctttccatcaggcgtgattgtggccaaacgcaagcctatacagtataaaaaaaaaagagcaCATTCCGTAAGATACTTAAAGGAAATTCTGAGGGCATAGCATCGATGaaaaaaatgactgccaagtttcttctTGGCATTAATGATGGTCTTTCAGAAAGccctggtagtttaaaaaaatgacgcgtAAAAGGCCCATTGCGCCATTTTTCCAAGCATTCctagaaaaagggtcttgaatgatggacagacagatagacggacaacaTTGGGTCACTATGTGCTCTGTTTCTTCCTTCTGAGATAAGAGACTCTAAAAATGACCATATCCTGTTTGTCGGGTGTCCTAGTCAAATCTCGAAACCTATGGAGGTAAAATATTTGGTGTGAGGCTAACATCTATACGGCGCAGTTTTATACGCATCAACGACACGTGGACATTATAGCATGTACGTAATACATAACGTTTATTTGGTTTTATATGCCTCTATTTCAACGTAATGACTTTATTACCATAAAACTATAATTGGTTATTAAACGCAACCCGATGATTCTATTGAGGGTAAGATTTAAGTTGCAATGGATGTAGCAAATGTATTAATCATAATTAGTTTCCTCATAAGTGAATTTTACACTGTAGTATCGGAAAAATTTGACGGTTATGTCGTGGAGGGTGATTTTGCAGAAATAAGACAGTTCCCTCATGCGGCCTTTCTTTACATAGAATGTGGAGATGAACAAAGTCTAATAAAATCTTATTCGTGTGGCTCATCAATCCTCAATCAAGCTATATTAATAACTGCCGCGCACTGTTTGGGACATTGCGTCGTAGAACGTTCCTTCGTTACAGCCTTTGTAGGACACAAAGAAAAGATGCGGGGCTCGCCGTATAAAGGTTCTAGTTTTAAAATACATGAGAAATATGATACTAGAGAAATATGCAACGATATAGGTTTGGTGAGGCTGAAAAAAGCCCTGAAGCTAGGAGAAGCTGTGCGAAGAGTGTCATTGAGGAGACATCCTCCGTACGATAAACCTGCTAAAATTGCTGGGTGGGGCTATATTGATGTAAGTAATAGTAATGACAATGACAGAGGAATATATTTACGATCAACAGGGTAGATTCTACACTTTAGTTCTGTTTCTGTGTTAGTAGTGAACATcaaagtaaatacatattatcatCGTCAATTTCGTTCGTAGTTTCTTGCACAAGGTGAAATTctgaacgtgatacaaaattagtgtttaaagttaaataatgacaaagttgttttttatttaaattcacgCTTTAGCCATGAATTTTACGAACTGTGTATCCCTAACCTAACgccatagttttaaaagacctatctcaagataccccacactattaaatgatattgcaaTGCTGTTgcaactcacgtcttaaaccgagtttagctcgacatgtttcgggctatttcgtagcccttcttctcaggagtaCGAGACTCgacggctgccgcaacacgcacactgcgCGAGAGCGGTGcgcatgtcgagctaaactcggtttaagacgtgagttatccgttgcaatatcatttaatatgagtgagtctcacggtagtttcatgttcaaaataccccacactgtagggttagtcgagaaaaaaaaacagctctgagcttagccgcggacggatagacagaccgacggacagacagatggactgacatggcgaaactacaagggttcctttGACTTGGAAAAAAAGCGGAAAGTTGTAATTGGACACAGAGATCCTAGAGGACAACAGCCATCTGATAAATTAAACCACTAGTCATACACGAACTTTAATATAGATAGTATATATTATAAAgcgtttttataaataataaacaaagtaAAACGAGCTTCGAGAACGAACGGTTTAGTAAagttaaatacaaataattccACTTTTTGAAAAGATGTGGAAAAGTAGTTTGTTGTAAGACCTTAGTGAGACCGTTTTATTGCTCATAGTTTTTCctagatataattatattaacataGCATCTGATAAGCATAGAAATTCAGTGCCATACAAAATTGAAGAGCTGGGAGTGGGGGTACTTTAGCGAAAATGCAGGATTTCCCTCATGTGGCACTTCTTTCTGTAGAATGTAGAACAGAATATGAAAGAGGAGTACTATACATGTGGATCATCCACGTCAATCAAGCCATAGTAATAACTGCCGCCCACTGCTTGGACAATTGTCAACCTAAGAATTCCTTCGTTACGATATTTGTGGGTAACAGGCAAGTAATGAAGGGATTGCCTTATCTAGCTTCTAGTTATAAAATTCACGAGGAATACGATGGTGAAAGAGCAGGAAACGATATAGGTTTAGTAAAGTTAAAGAAAGAATTAACTTTTGCAAAAAATGTGCGAAGGTAGCGTTGATGAGAAAGCCACCGAAGCACGACCATGGTAGAGTTGCTGGATGGGGATTTATAGATGTAAGTAATGATCGTGATAATACAggaataataacaatatttatatcACTAGTGGTTCTAATTTCGTTTGAATGAGTTAGTTTAGCTAAGTAAAAATTGGTTCTTCTAACCTTTTttgcattgacatctatgtaccttacggcactagactggctgtttgcaGTTTGGAagaaaacgcgcggcgcatcaattatcaatattactttgacacaaccctgTCACGGACGgtaacaaactatagtgaaagcaGGTTCACAAATCcacgctgtgaacaaattttgtgcgccgttgtAAGACACAAGCAGTCTGTATGCACATAGATGtctatgtttttttgttttacggtaggtataataatatgataactTCATTGCATCGGAGAgtagtaccaaatttcaaggcaatccgaccactggactACAAGTGGGTCAATCAAAATTCACTGGCAACATTTGTACCTATTGAAGGACACATACTTACTGCTTTTTGCTGATAagcaaaaatataacaattaagaTACCTTTGATGTAACGCTTCGTGAAAAAAATGGAGGACTGTTCATCGGTATACATAGTTACAAGAACCAAAGTTGGTTAGTTTTTAAGTTGGCGGTATCGAGGCGCGAATGCCCGTTCTGGGCGGTACTTGGTTTAGCAGATCTCGTTTACCATACAGCggggcaatgccgctggggtGATGGGTATAtttgggccaagtacgatgcggatttgtaatatataatttatgttttatttagtttaattgtTGACTTagatgcttttttttattttcgctACACTAAGGCCGAGAACAAAATCAGCACAGAGTACTTGATGCAAATCAAACAGGCGCTATGGAGCCGGGCGGAATGCATGGAAGAAATGTATGACGCTATGGATATGCCCAAGGGCACTATATGTGGGGGCGACGTGGATGGATCGAGCCACGTTACTGAGTACGTATATAGGACTGTCTAGAACACAGAGAAATTTTGCCTTTTCGCTAAAGACCACAAAtactaaaatatacataatggTACACTGGTTTAGCGCACACTGTTTAAAAACAAGTGGGCGTTACGTCACGGGCTCCCATTTCCGAATTTcgatgcgcttcatctttgtaattttttgtttgattgacaaaaatcaatagatgtcgttattaggcagttttttgagaaaaagttgttcaaatgtctttttttagatttggatgaaatt is from Choristoneura fumiferana chromosome 3, NRCan_CFum_1, whole genome shotgun sequence and encodes:
- the LOC141426264 gene encoding trypsin eta-like is translated as MRKPPKHDHGRVAGWGFIDAENKISTEYLMQIKQALWSRAECMEEMYDAMDMPKGTICGGDVDGSSHVTEGDSGSGLVVSKFILIGVVSYRISSLSQSLAVYTDVAYFYDWVQNTAKTLYCEN
- the LOC141426265 gene encoding trypsin eta-like, whose amino-acid sequence is MRKPPKHDHGRVAGWGFIDAENKISTEYLMQIKQALWSRAECMEEMYDAMDMPKGTICGGDVDGSSHVTEGDSGSGLVVSKFILIRVVSYRISSLSQSLAVYTDVAYFYDWVQNTAKTLYCEN